A stretch of [Clostridium] scindens DNA encodes these proteins:
- a CDS encoding TrpB-like pyridoxal phosphate-dependent enzyme codes for MKEKQIPYKIYLEESEMPKTWYNVRADMENKPAPLLNPGTLKPMTAEELSAVFCEELVAQELDNDNRYIDIPQEILDFYKMYRPAPLIRAYCLEEKLDTPAKIYYKFEGNNTSGSHKLNSAIAQAYYAKKQGLKGVTTETGAGQWGTALSMACSYLDLDCKVFMVKCSYEQKPFRREVMRTYGASVTPSPSEETQVGRRILAEHPGTTGSLGCAISEAVEVAVGSEGYRYVLGSVLNQVLLHQSIIGMETKIALDKYGITPDIIIGCAGGGSNLGGLISPFMGEKLRGEKEYHFIAVEPASCPSLTRGVYAYDFCDTGMVCPLAKMYTLGSGFIPSANHAGGLRYHGMSSILSQLYADGYMEARSVEQTAVFEAAERFARVEGILPAPESSHAIKVAIDEALKCKETGEEKTIVFGLTGTGYFDMMAYEKFHNKEMTDYIPTDEDLKKGFDGIPRFPGNMQ; via the coding sequence ATGAAAGAAAAGCAGATCCCTTACAAAATCTATCTGGAAGAAAGCGAGATGCCTAAGACATGGTACAATGTGCGGGCGGACATGGAGAATAAGCCGGCCCCGCTTCTGAATCCCGGAACCTTAAAGCCTATGACGGCAGAAGAACTGTCCGCCGTATTCTGCGAGGAACTAGTAGCTCAGGAACTGGACAATGATAACCGTTATATCGATATCCCGCAGGAGATACTTGATTTCTATAAGATGTACCGTCCGGCGCCTCTGATACGGGCATACTGCCTGGAAGAGAAACTGGATACGCCGGCGAAGATTTATTATAAGTTTGAAGGAAATAATACCAGCGGAAGCCATAAACTTAACTCCGCCATCGCGCAAGCCTACTATGCCAAGAAGCAAGGGCTTAAAGGAGTGACCACGGAGACGGGCGCGGGACAGTGGGGAACCGCTCTTTCCATGGCCTGCTCTTATCTGGATCTGGACTGCAAGGTATTCATGGTCAAATGCTCATACGAGCAGAAGCCTTTCCGACGGGAAGTGATGCGTACCTATGGAGCCAGCGTCACACCGTCCCCATCGGAAGAGACACAGGTGGGACGCAGGATTCTGGCAGAGCATCCAGGCACGACTGGAAGCCTGGGCTGCGCCATATCAGAGGCTGTGGAAGTGGCGGTTGGAAGCGAAGGGTATCGTTATGTACTTGGAAGCGTGCTGAACCAGGTGCTTCTGCATCAGTCGATCATCGGCATGGAGACGAAGATTGCTCTTGACAAGTATGGAATTACGCCGGACATCATCATTGGGTGCGCTGGAGGCGGTTCGAACCTTGGAGGCCTGATTTCTCCGTTCATGGGAGAGAAATTAAGGGGAGAGAAGGAGTATCACTTTATCGCCGTAGAGCCGGCTTCCTGCCCGAGCCTCACCCGAGGCGTATATGCCTATGATTTCTGCGACACCGGAATGGTATGCCCGCTGGCAAAGATGTATACTCTGGGAAGCGGATTCATACCATCTGCGAACCATGCAGGAGGACTTCGCTATCACGGCATGAGTTCCATTCTTTCCCAGTTGTATGCGGATGGATATATGGAGGCCCGGTCTGTGGAGCAGACGGCTGTATTCGAGGCCGCCGAGCGTTTCGCGAGAGTGGAGGGAATCCTCCCCGCGCCGGAGAGCAGCCACGCCATCAAAGTTGCCATTGACGAGGCGCTCAAATGCAAAGAGACAGGGGAAGAGAAGACCATCGTGTTCGGGCTGACCGGAACTGGATACTTTGATATGATGGCATATGAAAAGTTCCACAACAAAGAGATGACCGACTATATCCCTACCGACGAGGACTTGAAAAAGGGCTTTGATGGAATTCCCAGGTTCCCGGGAAATATGCAGTAG
- a CDS encoding cysteine hydrolase family protein, translating into MDILVVVDMQNDFIDGALGTKEAVAIVPKVVEKIKGFKGRILYTRDTHSENYLDTQEGRNLPVPHCIKGTKGWELHPEIEAEREEMPIDKRTFGSDALGPLLRAQDQDLKAKGETGIESITFVGLCTDICVISNAMIAKAFLPEVPVIVDAACCAGVTKESHENALKAMQMCQIKVLKA; encoded by the coding sequence ATGGATATCTTAGTGGTAGTAGATATGCAGAATGATTTTATTGACGGAGCGCTGGGAACGAAAGAAGCGGTAGCGATCGTGCCAAAAGTGGTGGAGAAGATCAAAGGATTTAAAGGGCGTATCCTTTATACCAGGGACACCCATAGCGAGAACTACCTGGATACCCAGGAAGGCAGGAACCTTCCGGTTCCCCATTGCATCAAGGGAACCAAAGGATGGGAACTTCATCCAGAGATTGAAGCGGAGCGAGAAGAGATGCCCATTGACAAGCGTACATTTGGAAGCGATGCGTTAGGCCCCCTGCTTCGGGCCCAGGATCAGGACTTAAAGGCAAAAGGGGAGACTGGTATCGAATCCATTACATTCGTAGGCCTGTGTACGGATATCTGCGTAATCTCCAATGCCATGATTGCAAAGGCATTCCTGCCGGAAGTGCCGGTCATTGTGGATGCTGCCTGCTGCGCCGGAGTTACGAAAGAGAGCCATGAGAATGCGTTGAAGGCGATGCAGATGTGCCAGATCAAGGTGCTTAAGGCATGA
- the crcB gene encoding fluoride efflux transporter CrcB: protein MMARFLWVGLGGAIGAIFRYIISLIPWKGDFPVLTLVTNLAGAVLIGVVVGLAAKREAGPYAVLFLKTGVCGGFTTFSTFSLESLRMLKQGQRAAALLYILLSVAGCIVGVWLGEKLT, encoded by the coding sequence ATGATGGCCCGATTCTTATGGGTGGGATTAGGAGGGGCGATTGGGGCCATTTTCAGATATATCATCAGTCTCATTCCCTGGAAAGGCGATTTCCCGGTGCTGACGCTGGTGACGAATCTGGCAGGAGCCGTTCTCATCGGAGTTGTCGTGGGTCTGGCGGCAAAGCGCGAGGCTGGCCCTTACGCCGTCCTGTTCCTTAAAACGGGAGTATGCGGCGGCTTCACTACTTTTTCCACCTTCTCCCTGGAATCGTTAAGAATGCTTAAACAAGGACAGAGGGCGGCTGCCCTGCTTTATATACTGCTCAGCGTGGCCGGATGTATCGTGGGGGTGTGGCTGGGAGAAAAATTGACGTAA